A section of the Rubritalea squalenifaciens DSM 18772 genome encodes:
- a CDS encoding helix-turn-helix domain-containing protein: MKDRNELIYEDWLGVKPQLLWALERSMDATSAQKMGTIIRSHDHTAWYIIEGRAVVQNELGEVIAGAGEWLFPAQGERRQVFEGPLTFYSVNFTAKWRDFKPLYPLEKSLVMKGSVLPILEEKAKSICDEVFARLGRESWYLGVHACKLADWLAIQRMKAEWLEAYAEAMNVLGVEHYAPSKMDPRYQQAQQIMENHDWSQKLTMEELAQKVGLSRRQLERIYQEQLGRSPMSVFEDFKLERSKSLLLTPGVLMKEVAYEMGFNDISNFNRWFFRLTKVKPGAFRESFQIGF; encoded by the coding sequence GTGAAAGATAGAAATGAGCTTATTTATGAGGACTGGCTGGGCGTGAAGCCACAGCTTTTATGGGCCTTGGAAAGGAGTATGGATGCGACTTCGGCTCAAAAGATGGGGACGATTATACGCAGCCATGATCATACAGCATGGTACATTATTGAGGGCAGAGCTGTAGTTCAAAATGAACTAGGTGAAGTCATTGCTGGAGCTGGAGAGTGGCTGTTTCCTGCTCAGGGGGAGAGGAGACAGGTGTTTGAAGGGCCGTTGACGTTTTACTCAGTCAATTTTACCGCCAAATGGCGAGACTTCAAACCGCTGTATCCACTTGAAAAATCCCTTGTAATGAAAGGGAGCGTGCTACCCATCCTAGAAGAGAAGGCTAAATCTATTTGTGACGAAGTCTTCGCGAGACTGGGGAGGGAGAGCTGGTATTTAGGAGTGCATGCCTGCAAGCTAGCTGATTGGCTGGCGATCCAGCGAATGAAAGCAGAGTGGCTAGAAGCCTACGCCGAGGCGATGAATGTGCTCGGTGTGGAGCATTATGCTCCATCCAAGATGGATCCCCGATATCAGCAGGCTCAGCAGATCATGGAAAATCATGACTGGAGCCAGAAACTCACGATGGAGGAACTTGCTCAGAAGGTTGGATTGAGCAGGAGGCAGTTAGAGAGAATCTATCAAGAGCAGCTAGGCCGTTCACCAATGTCTGTCTTCGAAGATTTCAAATTGGAGAGATCCAAGTCGCTGCTCTTGACTCCGGGCGTTCTGATGAAGGAGGTAGCGTACGAAATGGGGTTCAATGATATCTCGAATTTCAATCGTTGGTTCTTCCGTCTTACCAAGGTGAAACCGGGTGCGTTTCGAGAGTCATTCCAAATTGGTTTTTAG
- a CDS encoding sugar phosphate isomerase/epimerase family protein: MNRRHFSKLLVAGASAAAAPSAFSKDMNTTPFKSLFAPHPGLLPTAPRGYVKGMEFAYELGFRAWEDNGLIKRSAKLQEEVAAFAKEKGITLGVTVISGGNGVHFATANKEEQESILNDMRLGVETAKRTGQTHMTMVPGIRKGDEDLDKQIATSADLMKRCCDIVEEHGIIMVLEPLSHGIKGGAPILRSFEDGFKLCSAVNRKSCKLLADFYHEGQIGNDPIPNAEKTWSQAAYLQYGDVPGRKEPGSGKLDYVAVTKWLRDKGYQGVIGMEHGVSAKGKEGLEKLMAAYRKIDA; the protein is encoded by the coding sequence CTCGTCGCCGGCGCCTCAGCAGCCGCAGCCCCATCCGCATTTTCCAAAGATATGAATACTACTCCGTTCAAATCACTCTTCGCGCCGCATCCCGGCCTACTCCCCACTGCTCCAAGAGGATATGTGAAGGGAATGGAATTCGCCTACGAACTAGGCTTCAGAGCTTGGGAAGATAACGGCTTGATCAAGCGCTCAGCCAAGCTTCAAGAAGAAGTCGCCGCATTCGCAAAAGAAAAAGGAATCACCCTCGGGGTGACCGTCATCAGTGGGGGCAACGGCGTGCATTTTGCTACAGCTAATAAAGAAGAGCAGGAAAGTATCCTCAATGACATGCGATTGGGTGTGGAGACTGCCAAGCGCACGGGCCAGACGCACATGACCATGGTGCCAGGCATCCGCAAGGGAGACGAAGACTTGGATAAGCAAATCGCCACCTCAGCCGATCTGATGAAACGCTGCTGCGACATCGTGGAGGAGCACGGCATCATCATGGTGCTGGAACCCCTCTCTCATGGGATCAAGGGTGGGGCGCCGATACTACGCAGTTTCGAAGACGGCTTCAAACTCTGTTCAGCGGTCAACCGCAAGTCCTGCAAGCTACTCGCAGATTTCTATCACGAAGGGCAAATCGGCAATGACCCCATACCTAATGCCGAGAAAACATGGAGCCAAGCAGCCTACTTGCAGTACGGTGATGTTCCTGGCAGAAAGGAACCTGGATCAGGCAAGCTTGATTATGTAGCGGTCACCAAATGGCTTAGAGACAAGGGCTACCAAGGTGTCATCGGCATGGAGCACGGAGTCAGCGCCAAAGGTAAAGAAGGTCTGGAAAAGCTCATGGCCGCCTATCGCAAGATCGACGCCTAA